In Bacteroidota bacterium, a single window of DNA contains:
- a CDS encoding T9SS type A sorting domain-containing protein: MKKIFFATAVITSVILLLSFVSGENPTPYQHTSEELAYFASQRVQTPLVPGEWYLTSASCRGCHGIDSLGQSNIDEDGHDVNLVSHWESTMMALSAKDPLWKAKVSHEILTNPGHAGPLQDKCTSCHAPTGRYNHFFRGLGDYTLANLATDSLGQDGVNCASCHTISPSVGSTFSGNIPYDTTRTIYGPFQGPMFGPMQLYEGYTPVYSAHMDESRLCSSCHTLITETVDLSGNPTGQQFVEQATYHEYLNSSFPANSIKCQTCHMPQLASPIVIANGFIALTPRTPFNQHEFAGANYFMLDLIKNNKSSLNINVDDARFDTTLAATANNLRMNSINLNLLFDSAQSDTGYFRVSIENKVGHKFPSGYPSRRAVLQFVVTDVAGDTLFESGLFDEDYRIIGETPAFEPHHAMINQSNVPQIYEIVMGDVNGDFTSLLERAALILKDNRLPPNGFTSSHSTYDTCVISPDAMADADFNKNNSIEGSATDYVHFHVPLGSFSGDLKVTTRVFYQSVPPKWLDEMFVLNSPEIDTFRTMYASADKTPFLVATDSLNLTITGIKQQNLESSISLYPSISRSGEFTLMTNSEIKIEKVEIFDANGKIVQSQILNEDTVKANFVISGRSGNYYIRIVTNKGVTIKKVLKL, encoded by the coding sequence ATGAAGAAGATATTCTTCGCAACCGCAGTTATTACATCTGTAATACTTCTGCTTAGCTTTGTTTCCGGCGAAAATCCTACTCCATATCAGCATACTTCAGAAGAACTAGCCTACTTTGCATCGCAACGTGTACAGACTCCATTGGTACCGGGTGAATGGTATTTAACGTCTGCAAGTTGCAGAGGGTGTCATGGTATCGATTCTTTAGGTCAATCGAATATTGATGAAGACGGACACGATGTAAATCTGGTTTCACACTGGGAAAGCACCATGATGGCGCTGAGTGCAAAAGATCCACTTTGGAAAGCAAAAGTTTCGCATGAAATATTGACTAATCCCGGACATGCAGGACCATTACAGGATAAATGTACTTCGTGTCATGCTCCTACTGGAAGATATAATCATTTCTTCCGTGGACTTGGAGATTACACATTAGCAAATCTTGCTACTGATTCACTTGGACAAGACGGAGTAAATTGCGCAAGCTGTCATACAATTTCACCAAGTGTTGGAAGTACATTCTCCGGAAATATTCCTTACGATACAACAAGAACTATTTACGGACCATTTCAAGGACCAATGTTCGGACCAATGCAATTGTATGAAGGTTACACACCTGTTTACAGTGCGCATATGGATGAATCACGTTTATGTTCTTCATGTCATACATTGATCACTGAAACAGTTGACTTAAGTGGTAATCCAACAGGACAACAGTTTGTTGAACAGGCAACGTATCATGAATACTTAAATTCATCTTTCCCGGCAAACAGTATAAAATGTCAGACATGCCATATGCCACAACTTGCTTCACCGATTGTGATTGCAAATGGATTTATTGCATTGACACCACGCACGCCTTTTAATCAGCATGAATTTGCCGGAGCGAATTATTTTATGCTTGATCTGATCAAGAACAATAAGTCAAGCCTGAATATTAATGTTGACGATGCACGATTTGATACCACTCTTGCAGCCACAGCGAATAATCTTCGTATGAATTCTATCAATCTGAATTTATTATTTGATAGTGCTCAGAGTGACACTGGATATTTCAGAGTGAGTATAGAAAATAAAGTCGGACATAAATTTCCATCAGGTTATCCATCGCGACGAGCAGTTTTGCAGTTTGTAGTGACTGATGTCGCAGGAGATACCTTGTTTGAATCCGGGCTCTTTGATGAAGACTATCGTATCATAGGAGAAACTCCTGCATTTGAACCTCATCATGCAATGATCAATCAATCTAACGTTCCACAGATCTACGAAATTGTAATGGGCGATGTAAATGGTGATTTCACTTCATTGCTTGAGCGTGCTGCACTTATACTTAAGGACAATCGTCTTCCACCAAACGGATTTACGAGTTCTCATTCAACATATGACACTTGCGTTATTTCACCGGATGCAATGGCAGATGCTGACTTTAATAAAAACAATTCAATCGAAGGATCGGCAACTGACTATGTACATTTTCATGTTCCGCTTGGTTCGTTCAGCGGTGACTTGAAAGTTACTACGAGAGTATTTTATCAGTCAGTTCCCCCGAAGTGGCTTGATGAGATGTTTGTTCTGAACAGTCCCGAAATAGATACCTTCAGAACGATGTATGCCAGTGCAGATAAGACACCATTTCTTGTTGCGACTGACAGTTTAAATCTGACGATTACCGGAATCAAGCAACAGAATCTTGAAAGTTCAATAAGCCTTTACCCTTCTATTTCCAGATCGGGAGAATTTACATTGATGACGAATTCAGAAATTAAGATTGAAAAAGTCGAAATTTTTGATGCAAACGGCAAAATTGTTCAATCACAAATTTTAAATGAAGATACGGTTAAGGCAAATTTTGTCATTTCCGGCAGAAGTGGAAATTATTACATTCGTATCGTTACCAATAAAGGTGTGACGATTAAAAAGGTATTGAAATTATAA
- a CDS encoding VCBS repeat-containing protein has translation MKTTTKFKAIVLALAGLSFGSTASAQLAFTNANAKFGGNFHSGCATTVTDVNFDGLDDVFHMDNGSDLYLELQNKDGSFTTQFIMNHGGGSSWAMTCADVDHNGWKDVAFDGGAGIMLIKIFGGSGGVTFTSTTLFNSGFFLQNATFADMNNDGWIDLFCCDDNDVSKLYLNDGTGNLDISTFVNFAINPGINYSGDPADSGNYGSTWIDFDNDGDLDLYVAHCRQSTTSPTDLRRINRLFVNDGSNNYTEMADTFGIAIGWQTWTASFGDLNNDGDLDLVLFNHDHTSQIFENDGTGHYTELMSTGFNTDAITPIESVVEDFDNDGYADILVTGSDWMYWKNNGDMTFTQVNGLFASNGMLSFASGDLNHDGFIDIYSSYGNIYTTPSSVADVLYLNNGNTNNFITFDIKGTTSNINAIGGRATIYGPWGVQVREVRAGESYGTCNSSQLHFGLGSNTIVDSAVVRFPSGTEQRFYDLESNQFVSVVENTCSVTGNIVSGPTAICSGQTATLTASAGFLTYDWSNGGAAQSITVSAAGQYNVTVSDNGCTNVSPSIILQMNPDETPTVSANGQLVFCEGGSVTLESSQASAYTWSNGGTSQTVDITASGLYSVTIQGVCGSFTSTPILVDVLNAPNPVANGVNIAVPQSVTLNATGDLIKWYDSQIGGTLLATGPSYITPVINVSTTFWAENTKTYAGATDFTGMQYHEGTPYSAGTTNGTNDFTVLSACTLHSVKVYTDTPGLREIQLLDASNNVINSVQVNVPMDSSRVTLNFALTPGNYHLTTNATVNMATLGTNAPRLQRSSLNVLYPYTINDLISVTGSNQGAFYYYYFYEWEVQAASYDCVSERIPVLVDVATGIKDIAFAGVSVYPNPANNYVSIDTDGPIAVSVFDASARLVKSERFTNASNKLHISDLASGVYRIQLTKDGKVANYKLVVNN, from the coding sequence ATGAAAACAACTACAAAGTTCAAAGCTATTGTACTTGCATTGGCCGGATTATCGTTTGGTTCAACTGCGAGTGCACAATTAGCTTTCACAAATGCTAACGCGAAGTTTGGCGGTAATTTTCACAGTGGCTGTGCAACAACAGTTACTGATGTGAATTTCGACGGACTTGATGACGTTTTCCACATGGATAACGGCTCAGATCTTTATCTTGAATTACAAAACAAAGATGGAAGTTTCACAACACAATTCATTATGAACCATGGTGGCGGAAGTTCATGGGCAATGACTTGTGCCGATGTAGATCACAATGGCTGGAAAGATGTTGCTTTTGATGGCGGCGCAGGAATTATGCTGATCAAAATATTCGGTGGTAGCGGAGGTGTTACGTTCACTTCAACTACACTTTTTAACTCAGGCTTCTTTCTTCAGAATGCAACATTTGCAGATATGAATAATGATGGATGGATCGATCTATTTTGTTGTGATGATAATGATGTCAGCAAACTTTATCTGAATGATGGAACTGGTAATCTTGACATTTCAACATTTGTAAACTTTGCAATCAATCCGGGAATTAATTACAGTGGTGATCCTGCAGATTCAGGAAACTACGGTAGTACATGGATCGATTTTGACAATGATGGAGATTTGGATCTTTATGTTGCTCATTGTCGTCAGAGTACAACTAGTCCAACTGATCTTCGTCGAATCAATCGTTTATTTGTAAACGATGGTTCTAACAATTATACAGAGATGGCAGATACATTTGGAATCGCTATCGGCTGGCAGACATGGACAGCAAGTTTCGGTGATCTGAATAATGATGGCGATCTTGATCTGGTACTTTTTAATCATGACCATACAAGTCAGATATTTGAAAATGATGGTACAGGACATTACACTGAATTAATGTCAACCGGATTCAATACAGACGCAATTACTCCTATCGAATCTGTTGTAGAAGATTTCGACAATGATGGTTATGCTGATATCCTTGTTACAGGATCTGATTGGATGTACTGGAAAAATAACGGTGACATGACTTTTACTCAAGTGAATGGTTTATTTGCTTCTAATGGAATGTTATCATTTGCATCAGGAGATCTTAACCACGATGGATTTATAGATATCTACTCATCATATGGAAATATTTACACTACTCCATCTTCTGTAGCAGATGTACTTTATCTGAATAATGGAAATACAAATAACTTTATAACTTTTGATATCAAAGGAACAACATCAAACATCAATGCAATCGGTGGACGTGCAACAATCTACGGTCCATGGGGTGTTCAGGTTCGTGAAGTTCGTGCCGGTGAAAGTTATGGTACTTGCAATTCTTCGCAATTACATTTTGGTTTAGGTTCAAATACAATTGTAGATTCAGCTGTTGTTCGTTTCCCTTCAGGTACAGAGCAACGTTTTTACGACCTTGAATCAAATCAATTTGTGTCTGTGGTAGAAAATACCTGTTCTGTAACAGGGAATATTGTTTCAGGTCCAACTGCAATTTGTTCTGGTCAGACTGCAACACTTACTGCATCAGCAGGATTTCTTACTTATGATTGGTCAAATGGCGGAGCAGCACAATCAATTACAGTTTCAGCAGCAGGCCAATACAATGTTACAGTTTCTGACAATGGATGTACGAATGTATCACCATCGATCATACTTCAGATGAATCCTGACGAAACTCCTACTGTAAGTGCAAACGGACAGCTGGTATTTTGTGAAGGTGGTTCTGTAACTTTAGAAAGTTCACAAGCTTCAGCTTACACATGGTCAAATGGCGGAACATCACAAACAGTTGACATCACTGCATCGGGACTTTATTCAGTAACTATTCAGGGTGTGTGTGGAAGCTTTACTTCAACTCCAATTTTAGTGGATGTGTTGAATGCACCAAATCCGGTTGCTAATGGAGTTAACATAGCGGTACCACAATCTGTTACTTTAAATGCAACAGGCGATTTAATAAAATGGTATGATTCACAGATTGGCGGAACATTACTTGCAACAGGACCTTCATATATAACACCAGTTATTAACGTATCCACTACTTTCTGGGCAGAGAATACAAAAACATATGCAGGTGCAACTGATTTTACAGGAATGCAATATCATGAAGGCACACCATATTCTGCAGGAACTACAAATGGTACAAACGACTTTACTGTATTATCTGCTTGTACTTTGCATTCAGTAAAAGTTTACACTGATACACCGGGATTAAGAGAGATCCAGTTACTTGATGCCTCTAACAATGTAATCAATAGTGTTCAGGTAAATGTTCCAATGGATTCTTCAAGAGTTACATTGAACTTTGCTTTGACACCGGGAAATTACCACCTTACTACAAATGCAACAGTAAACATGGCAACATTGGGAACAAATGCACCACGTTTGCAACGTTCAAGCTTGAATGTTCTTTATCCATATACGATCAACGATCTTATTAGCGTTACAGGCTCTAATCAAGGTGCATTCTACTACTATTATTTCTACGAATGGGAAGTACAGGCTGCTTCTTATGATTGCGTGAGTGAAAGAATTCCGGTATTAGTTGATGTTGCAACAGGAATCAAAGACATAGCATTTGCCGGAGTTTCTGTTTATCCGAATCCTGCAAACAATTATGTTTCGATTGACACAGATGGTCCGATAGCAGTAAGTGTATTTGATGCTTCAGCTCGTTTGGTAAAATCAGAACGCTTCACGAATGCTTCTAACAAACTGCACATCTCTGATCTTGCATCCGGAGTTTATCGGATTCAATTAACAAAAGATGGTAAAGTTGCTAATTACAAATTGGTAGTGAACAACTGA